One region of Rhizoctonia solani chromosome 9, complete sequence genomic DNA includes:
- a CDS encoding calpain family cysteine protease produces MFSIFDRIISPEVLGKLPEPRPAPQSKVTFEQRREEVDLLCTAELEIARERCHQKVEEIIRHCRERNCRYRDIEFDLEDDQERCLYGLNRLALPPAEPGKLPLEPADVLRVTQIFEEPEFFIDGASSSDVVQSNHAGNSWFMSAVSTVATMKRLIDRICVHRDEEVGVYGFLFYRDSGWVDVIIDDLLFTRIPRYEELVDVQQKMYHEDKERFDTRARVGGKTLYFSRSKTENETWLPLLEKAYAKLHGDYGAIDLDWGSEAVESLTGGVSSIFRVKDILNTERFWEEQLMNANKDRLFACVMNDSRRQINGLVPKHAYSVLEALEVNGKRFLRMRNPWGQSEWNGPWSDGSKEWTHEWLARLPELRHKFGDDGEFLMEYKDFLKAWATIERSRLFDGGWKMSSMWLNVTARTYPCAWSYGDVSFTFSVTENSPALLVLSKLNDRYFRDVSGCNDWSMDFVVYRIGAPAKQPYTRSYHNVLWRRTVSVELANLEKETMSCTADIDFQWQYYYQDSVGSWDTRKLSKVLTQEAISKSIAVNFDPNAYTSHLPAPEDLFGGEDLNTLEEKNLGLDSSKSASASESSPSPTTPREPSPIMPVGDAPYTSSPDLKPPATEPEPGPGPGPGPDAPTESGGETANTEEVVKPVDEPRTHSEEPAMGGEGQVVTPEKTIEEVQKDNTQGNTNEPYPVPAVGTYSNSPSYNPSPRPYYSYAPLPSPISRPIHIGFACNVCKVTPIEGSWYRCLDPACLSYNICEQCLKFKPESHDKAHRFLYIQTEEESRKLNNQTKDDDENSVILGLRIYTKGEGVVKISGQLRQGNIIQWRRKGSGHP; encoded by the exons ATGTTCTCTATCTTTGACAGAATTATCTCCCCCGAAGTTCTAGGGAAGCTCCCCGAGCCTAGGCCAGCGCCACAGAGCAAAGTCACTTTCGAGCAACGAAGGGAGGAGGTCGATCTACTATGCACCGCCGAACTGGAGATCGCAAGAGAAAGATGCCACCAGAAAGTGGAGGAGATAATCAGACACTGCAG AGAAAGGAATTGCCGATATCGTGATATCGAATTTGACCTCGAAGACGATCAGGAGAGGTGCCTGTATGGGCTTAACCGACTCGCTCTTCCACCAGCTGAACCGGGCAAGTTACCCTTGGAGCCCGCCGACGTCCTGCGAGTTACGCAAATATTCGAAGAG CCAGAATTCTTCATTGACGGTGCAAGTTCATCGGATGTCGTACAGAGTAACCACGCGGGAAATAGCTGGTTCATGAGTGCCGTATCGACTGTTGCGACAATGAAACGGTTGATTGATCGTATATGTGTTCAC AGAGATGAAGAAGTCGGTGTCTACGGGTTTCTGTTCTATCGCGATTCCGGATGGGTAGACGTCATTATAGACGACCTTTTGTTCACTCGAATTCCCAGATACGAAGAACTTGTAGATGTTCAGCAAAAGATGTACCACGAAGATAAAGAGCGATTTGATACTCGGGCTCGTGTGGGGGGCAAGACGCTGTACTTTTCGAGAAGCAAGACGGAGAATGAGACCTGGTT ACCGCTACTGGAAAAGGCGTATGCAAAGTTACATGGTGATTATGGAGCTATTGATTTGGATTGGGGCTCAGAGGCCGTTGAAAGTTTGACCGG AGGAGTGTCGAGCATCTTCCGTGTCAAGGATATTCTGAATACTGAACGTTTCTGGGAGGAGCAACTCATGAATGCCAACAAAGACAGACTCTTCGCATGTGTTATGAATGATTCGCGCCGGCAGATAAATG GCCTGGTCCCAAAACATGCGTACTCGGTCCTTGAAGCATTAGAAGTCAACG GAAAACGATTTCTACGCATGCGAAATCCGTGGGGCCAATCAGAATGGAACGGCCCGTGGTCCGACGGCTCCAAAGAATGGACACACGAATGGCTAGCTCGCCTTCCCGAACTCCGCCACAAGTTTGGCGACGACGGCGAATTCTTAATGGAATACAAAGATTTTCTCAAAGCGTGGGCCACGATCGAGCGTAGTCGACTGTTCGATGGTGGATGGAAGATGAGCTCGATGTGGTTGAATGTGACTGCCAGGACCTATCCTTGTGCCTGGAGTTATGGCGATGTCAGCT TCACATTCTCGGTCACGGAGAACTCTCCGGCACTCCTTGTGCTCTCTAAACTCAACGACCGTTATTTCAGAGATGTCTCGGGTTGTAACGACTGGTCCATGGACTTTGTCGTTTATCGTATAG GTGCTCCGGCCAAACAGCCTTACACCCGTTCATATCATAATGTGCTCTGGCGGCGGACAGTCAGTGTCGAACTGGCCAACCTCGAAAAGGAGACTATGTCTTGCAC AGCTGATATTGATTTTCAATGGCAGTATTACTATCAAGACTCGGTCGGAAGCTGGGACACCCGTAAACTGAGCAAGGTCCTAACTCAAGAGGCAATATCCAAGTCGATCGCAGTCA ATTTCGACCCCAA CGCATATACGAGCCACCTTCCAGCTCCGGAAGATCTGTTTGGTGGCGAAGACCTAAACACTCTGGAGGAGAAGAACCTTGGACTTGATAGTTCCAAGTCTGCGAGCGCCAGCGAATCGAGCCCTTCGCCAACTACGCCCAGAGAGCCCAGTCCTATAATGCCGGTTGGTGATGCGCCGTATACTAGTTCTCCTGATTTGAAGCCCCCGGCGACCGAGCCTGAACCTGGTCCTGGTCCTGGTCCTGGGCCCGACGCTCCGACCGAAAGTGGCGGGGAAACCGCCAACACAGAAGAAGTGGTGAAGCCCGTCGATGAGCCAAGGACTCATTCCGAGGAGCCCGCAATGGGAGGTGAGGGTCAAGTCGTTACACCTGAAAAGACAATCGAGGAAGTCCAAAAGGATAACACGCAGGGGAACACTAATGAGCCATATCCGGTACCGGCGGTGGGAACCTATTCAAATAGTCCTTCATATAACCCATCTCCGCGTCCCTATTACTCTTATGCACCATTGCCGTCTCCTATTTCCAGGCCTATTCATATAGGTTTTGCGTGCAACGTATGCAAG GTGACTCCTATAGAGGGATCATGGTACCGTTGCCTCGA TCCTGCTTGTCTCAGCTACAATATTTGCGAGCAATGTCTCAAGTTCAAGCCCGAATCGCATGACAAGGCGCATAGGTTCCTGTACATCCAAACTGAAGAAGAGTCTAGAAAGCTGAATAATCAA ACCAAAGACGATGATGAGAACTCAGTCATATTAGGGTTACGGATCTATACTAAAGGGGAGGGAGTAGTAAAGATCAGTGGTCAGCTTCGACAGGGAAATATCATCCAATGGAGGAGAAAGGGCAGTGGTCACCCGTGA
- a CDS encoding cytochrome P450 family protein gives MDKRSNDRGIHTLESQSLDGSEPSKIYEINAYELANQILEDYTQPDSKYVQGLTGSLGIIHAYFTPKPSDYVEPDTWNNVRKSFSQKFVESPLQKWGFSGMDDITQQLVLKWERFGPDNKISLVQDFFLLALDSMGLSVLNMRFNSFYKSELVPFVGYLYELAERLSEAKPADWAIPDPNSGQSRSDKPPVQGDSTIDTKEVDGLANLVLDRLKEAIRKRVISPNKYDVLSDIMQVDEKKRDENLDAVSRYLAMLSVATIGLISSVLSFAIYELLKNEPARKKLQEEIDEVLQGGDCKPDHLSRMPYLTAVLEETLRLHPPVPKLAFFASEDKAFNDNTIPKGSKIFIDVESILKDTDPIAWGEDANEFKPERMEGIKFEDDKRLKSLEKSKDTYFGNPFITMLAKLAIVSLFQRFDFKLVDADYHLNWEQQIGPVPGNLLLHASLRGQSQSSAGVTEEPPVSQVTQTPTPHTPEKKETPMYILWGGRDGTCENYAETLLRWAPANGYKPIMAELNRYAKKDALPKDGPVIIIAATYAGYPTENAKDFHAYLSKLVAEKSTELEGVKYAVFGCGRSGWSDTYQKVPIEFDDMLTRGGAEKLTNRGEFDAGRPFTADAFDDWAAKLWNVLSKQYDVTYDESLYREVYEIRQIGNADARHRILRQKDTISAVVVENRTISNPDGTLPARHIELRMRVKEACKYQPGDVISVLPTNPIEDVHRVFRHFRMPLEQEFRVEKLSSSVFETLPAGERVKVFELLINFVELGKPAQKSHLRILMKHTRNEDTKRELQSEINTSLANTIKNHLSILDYLEKYRDIELPFNKFFIMLPYMRTREYSISSSPLWKPNTLTLSYQEHTKGVSSGYLARQSPGDVIRFTWRVSSHAHFGLPERPDKDGNPVPANEAEKPVVMFATGTGIAPFRSMIQDRWVRARQGEKVGKMILFFGCRDPKKDFLYADSDLKDWMDQKNWKGERLLDVRPAFSRPPDEAAKVQSSGCKYIQDRAQKDADLLIEVYDNGARYLTCGNVAASKGLEAVGKEIVRKGHEKKGKTPPPPEEIKKFIGQIYFTDVFG, from the exons ATGGATAAGCGTTCCAATGATCGGGGTATTCATACCCTGGAGTCTCAGTCCCTCG ATGGAAGTGAACCTTCCAAAATATATGAAATCAACGCGTACGAATTAGCAAACCAGATCCTGGAGGATTATACCCAACCTGACTCGAAATACGTTCAAGGACTTACCGGTTCTTTGGGCATTATCCACGCTTATTTTACCCCAAAGCCCAGTGATTACGTGGAACCAGATACCTGGAATAATGTTCGCAAGAGCTTTTCTCAAAAGTTTGTGGAAAGTCCGCTTCAGAAGTGGGGATTTAGTGGAATGGATGATATTACGCAACAGCTCGTTCTCAAGTGGGAAAG ATTCGGCCCGGATAATAAAATAAGCCTAGTACAAgacttttttcttcttgccCTGGACTCTATGGGACTTTCAGTCTTGAACATGCGCTTCAACTCATTCTACAAGTCCGAACTTGTTCCATTCGTGGGATACCTGTATGAATTGGCGGAAAGGCTTTCAGAGGCCAAGCCAGCCGATTGGGCAATCCCAGACCCAAACTCAGGGCAAAGCAGGTCGGATAAACCCCCAGTTCAGGGTGATAGTACCATAGATACAAAAGAAGTCGACGGACTCGCAAACCTAGTTCTGGACAGGTTGAAGGAAG CGATCCGGAAAAGAGTAATTAGTCCTAACAAGTACGATGTCTTGAGTGATATCATGCAGGTGGACGAGAAAAAACGAGACGAGAATCTG GATGCTGTGTCGAGGTATCTCGCGATGTTGTCTGTCGCTACGATAGGTCTAATCTCAA GTGTCTTGTCCTTTGCGATATATGAGCTACTCAAAAACGAACCGGCTCGTAAAAAGCTCCAGGAAGAAATTGATGAAGTGCTGCAGGGGGGTGACTGTAAACCTGATCACCTGAGCCGAATGCCTTATCTCACTG CTGTCCTGGAAGAGACTTTAAGGCTACACCCTCCTGTTCCGAAACTTGCCTTTTTCGCTTCGGAAGATAAGGCCTTCAACGACAACACTATACCCAAGGGATCGAAAATCTTCATTGATGTTGAATCGATTCTGAAAGATACGGACCCTATTGCCTGGGGGGAAGAT GCAAACGAGTTTAAACCCGAGCGAATGGAGGGCATTAAATTCGAGGACGACAAGAGACTCAAGTCGCTGGAAAAAAGCAAAGATACCTACTTCGGAAATCCGTTCATTACGATGCTAGCCAAACTGGCTATTGTATCGTTGTTTCAACGTTTCGACTTTAAATTGGTTGACGCCGATTATCATTTGAACTGGGAACAACAAATCGGGCCTGTACCCGGCAATCTTTTACTCCATGCATCGCTTCGTGGCCAATCGCAATCAAGCGCCGGGGTTACTGAAGAGCCACCTGTGTCACAGGTGACCCAAACACCAACCCCACATACGCCTGAAAAGAAAGAAACTCCTATGTACATTCTCTGGGGCGGCCGAGATGGAACATGTGAGAACTATGCAGAGACTTTGCTCCGATGGGCCCCCGCCAATG GATACAAACCCATAATGGCCGAGTTGAATAGATACGCCAAGAAAGACGCGCTTCCAAAAGACGGACCGGTGATCATAATTGCGGCTACTTACGCAG GTTATCCGACCGAAAATGCAAAAGACTTTCATGCATACTTGTCAAAATTAGTTGCCGAAAAGTCGACCGAACTGGAAGGCGTGAAATACGCGGTATTCGGTTGTGGCCGAAGTGGGTGGTCAGACACTTACCAAAAGGTCCCAATCGAATTCGACGATATGCTAACTCGCGGTGGGGCTGAAAAATTGACTAATAGAGGAGAGTTTGATGCTGGTAGGCCATTTACCGCCGATGCATTTGACGATTGGGCAGCCAAGCTCTGGAATGTACTCTCAAAG CAATACGATGTTACCTATGATGAATCTCTCTATCGTGAGGTGTACGAGATAAGACAAATAGGAAATGCAGATGCACGGCATCGAATCTTGAGACAAAAGGACACGATTTCGGCCGTCGTGGTTGAAAATAGGACGATTTCGAATCCGGATGGCACTTTACCAGCTCGTCATATAG AACTAAGGATGAGGGTGAAAGAGGCTTGCAAGTATCAGCCAGGCGATGTTATATCGGT TCTACCGACAAACCCCATTGAGGATGTTCATCGAGTCTTTAGGCATTTCAGAATGCCTTTGGAGCAAGAATTCCGTGTCGAAAAATTATCTTCCTCCGTGTTCGAGACCCTGCCTGCTGGTGAACGAGTCAAAGTGTTCGAACTTTTGATCAACTTTGTTGAACTTGGAAAGCCAGCTCAGAAGTCACACCTTCGGATCTTGATGAAGCACACGCGAAACGAAGACACAAAACGAGAGTTACAATCCGAGATCAACACCTCCCTTGCAAACACTATCAAGAATCACCTAAGCATACTTGATTATCTTGAGAAGTATCGGGACATTGAGCTTCCATTTAACAAATTCTTTATTATGCTTCCTTATATGCGGACACGAGAG TATTCCATATCTTCTTCGCCACTCTGGAAGCCCAACACCCTTACTTTGAGCTATCAAGAGCACACCAAGGGTGTTTCCAGCGGCTACCTTGCTCGACAATCTCCCGGAGACGTCATACGCTTCACATGGAGAGTATCTTCTCATGCGCACTTTGGTCTCCCTGAACGACCTGACAAGGATGGGAACCCGGTTCCAGCAAATGAAGCAGAGAAACCTGTCGTGATGTTCGCGACCGGAACCGGCATTGCCCCATTCCGTTCCATGATCCAAGATCGCTGGGTGAGGGCAAGACAGGGAGAAAAGGTCGGCAAGATGATTCTGTTCTTTGGCTGCCGCGATCCGAAGAAGGACTTCCTTTACGCCGATAGCGACTTGAAAGATTggatggaccagaagaactggaaAGGAGAGAGACTTTTGGATGTGCGGCCTGCCTTTTCGAGACCTCCAGATGAAGCGGCCAAAGTTCAGTCATCTGGATGCAAGTATATTCAAGA TCGTGCGCAGAAGGATGCGGACCTTCTCATAGAGGTTTATGACAACGGTGCTAGA TACCTCACATGCGGGAACGTGGCTGCGAGCAAGGGACTCGAGGCAGTTGGAAAGGAGATTGTACGCAAAGGTCACGAGAAGAAGGGCAAGACGCCGCCACCACCGGAGGAGATTAAGAAGTTTATCGGACAAATCTATTTCACGGATGTATTTGGCTAA
- a CDS encoding calpain family cysteine protease: MPNILSYIDRIIKPEVEAEIPEPKTHSKVNFEQEKERAGLLCTEELKIATDRCKRKVEAIIKDCRARNCRFRDIEFDLEGDQDRCLYGLVPDKDSLPSPADVLRVTQIFEEPQFFIDGASSSDIAQGSLGDCWFLSAVSTVTTMEGLINRICVHRDEEVGVYGFVFYRDSGWIDVVIDDLLYTRIPKYEELWEDQKDLYHGDRERFDARARIGGKTLYFSRSKTENETWLPLLEKAYAKLNGDYQAIVGGFDAEAIEALTGGISTLTPIKDILDVNKFWQELLNVEKDRLFGCAIDGSAAKEITGLYTSHAYSVLEALEVSGKRFVRIRNPWGKSEWKGPWSDGSKEWTGQWLTLLPELHHKFGDDGEFLMEYKDFLKTWTTVERSRVFDAGWKLSSMWLNVTSRSYPCAWSFGDVSFTFSVTKDSQASIILSRLNTRCFQDLSGYNDWSLDFVVYKKGAPSEEHYARSYHNWFWQRVASVELDNLEAGDYVLHVRLDRKHIRKKTYYQDSVEEWDSRKLSKVWTQAAISKSIAINFDPEAYNEYLPAPEELFGGEDLTSLEEKQIAVEVPQPTTASESNPALSTNEASILEAGKLEPSGTTSEGKSSEREVKHTDEKKPEPAEKSEDQPAGTASESTNAVTHPAANGENEKKDAKEEKNEKPVIVTTVELEKSAKVVHEGFMCKVCKTSPIEGPWYRCLDSACLNYNICEKCMKSKPNLHDKTHKLLHIQTEEDSKKLKDQLKEGEDNSVTLGLRIYTKGDSVVTIGGQLRHGNIITWKRKDNQERPV, encoded by the exons ATGCCTAATATACTATCGTACATCGATAGGATCATCAAGCCTGAAGTGGAAGCTGAGATACCCGAGCCGAAGACGCATAGCAAAGTCAATTTCGAACAAGAGAAAGAACGAGCAGGTCTACTTTGCACCGAAGAACTCAAGATTGCTACAGATCGGTGTAAGAGAAAAGTCGAAGCGATTATAAAGGATTGCCG TGCTCGTAACTGTCGTTTCCGCGATATTGAATTTGATCTAGAAGGGGATCAAGATAGGTGCCTCTATGGGCTAGTTCCTGATAAGGACAGTTTGCCTTCGCCCGCCGATGTCCTTCGAGTCACCCAAATATTCGAGGAG CCTCAGTTCTTCATTGATGGTGCAAGCTCGTCTGACATTGCTCAAGGATCACTCGGTGACTGTTGGTTCTTGAGTGCGGTGTCGACTGTCACCACAATGGAAGGTCTAATCAATCGAATATGCGTACAT AGGGACGAAGAGGTGGGGGTATACGGTTTTGTGTTCTATCGGGATTCAGGGTGGATAGATGTAGTCATTGACGATCTCCTATACACCCGAATCCCGAAGTACGAAGAACTTTGGGAAGACCAAAAAGATCTTTATCACGGCGACAGGGAGCGATTTGACGCTCGCGCACGAATTGGGGGCAAAACCCTTTACTTTTCAAGAAGCAAGACTGAAAATGAGACCTGGCT TCCGCTTTTGGAGAAGGCTTATGCCAAATTGAATGGCGATTACCAGGCTATCGTTGGTGGGTTCGATGCAGAAGCCATAGAAGCCTTGACGGG TGGTATTTCGACTCTCACTCCCATCAAAGACATTCTCGATGTGAACAAGTTTTGGCAAGAGCTGCTGAATGTCGAAAAGGACCGGTTATTCGGGTGTGCTATTGATGGGTCAGCAGCCAAAGAGATTACCG GCCTATACACTTCACATGCATACTCTGTCTTGGAGGCTCTGGAAGTCAGTG GTAAGCGATTCGTACGAATTCGGAATCCATGGGGGAAATCCGAGTGGAAGGGTCCATGGTCCGACGGATCCAAGGAATGGACTGGTCAATGGCTGACCCTATTACCCGAGTTGCATCACAAGTTTGGCGACGACGGCGAATTCCTCATGGAGTACAAGGATTTCCTCAAGACGTGGACAACTGTTGAACGAAGCAGAGTATTTGATGCAGGCTGGAAACTGAGCTCCATGTGGTTAAACGTTACCTCGAGGTCGTACCCGTGTGCCTGGAGCTTCGGTGATGTGAGCT TCACGTTCTCGGTGACAAAAGACTCGCAGGCCTCTATTATACTCTCCCGGCTCAATACAAGGTGCTTTCAAGATCTTTCGGGCTATAACGATTGGTCTTTGGACTTTGTCGTGTACAAAAAGG GTGCCCCGAGCGAGGAGCATTACGCTCGATCATATCATAACTGGTTTTGGCAGAGGGTCGCGAGCGTCGAGCTTGATAACTTGGAGGCGGGCGATTACGTCTTACATGTCCGTCTGGATCGAAAACACATTCGTAAAAAG ACGTACTACCAGGATTCGGTCGAGGAGTGGGATTCTCGTAAGCTGAGCAAGGTCTGGACTCAGGCCGCAATCTCAAAGTCGATCGCGATTA ACTTTGATCCCGA GGCGTACAACGAATATCTTCCGGCACCAGAAGAGCTTTTTGGTGGAGAAGACCTCACCTCGTTGGAAGAAAAACAAATCGCTGTCGAAGTACCACAGCCGACGACTGCGAGTGAGAGTAACCCTGCCTTGTCAACGAATGAGGCCTCCATATTGGAGGCGGGTAAACTTGAGCCTTCTGGAACCACCAGCGAGGGCAAATCTAGCGAACGGGAGGTCAAGCATACAGATGAAAAGAAGCCTGAACCTGCGGAAAAGTCCGAGGATCAACCAGCAGGGACCGCGAGCGAATCAACAAATGCTGTCACTCATCCCGCTGCGAATGGAGAAAACGAAAAGAAGGACGCGAAAGAGGAGAAGAATGAGAAGCCGGTTATAGTTACGACCGTTGAACTAG AAAAATCAGCAAAGGTAGTCCATGAGGGGTTCATGTGTAAAGTGTGCAAG ACGTCTCCTATTGAAGGCCCATGGTACCGATGCTTAGA CTCCGCTTGTCTAAACTATAATATATGCGAGAAATGCATGAAGTCCAAGCCCAATTTGCACGACAAAACACACAAGCTACTGCACATTCAGACTGAAGAAGACTCAAAGAAGCTCAAAGATCAA TTAAAAGAAGGGGAGGACAACTCAGTTACCTTGGGCTTACGTATTTACACCAAGGGTGATTCAGTGGTCACTATTGGTGGGCAACTGAGGCATGGGAATATTATTACATGGAAGAGGAAGGACAATCAAGAGCGCCCAGTTTAA
- a CDS encoding Transposase family tnp2, protein MPDRRAVTGERVWCYCGINKYGTTPHECHIRTRYRHLAEAQRLDQLLRAGNIEDDEDNAENSENGMDIDHTMHNAHQYKDRGGDLGLGDNSFNNIDAYMGAHLDSKLSESEDLHADWHDIDNPDGFAHITEEDYREYDRWFDEDTLEMDNIIAETLTEEEMDSIKMMAIRLFGHISQRNYKRIRYSFREKIYLLSAYCLHRKLAILSGISPQPIDCCINVCHAFTGPYANEDICSTCKEPRYDSKGRPRQVFEYLPTTPRFQGYFNNPEMIKRMYYRANYTQEEGRMDDYIDSQRYKDLCESNIIVEGEDLGVRYFHGSRDIAYAVMTDGVNLFEQAHSEKSTCWPIMAINLNLPASERVKLRNLIPLGVIPGPNQPKDFDSYLEPFVGEAIEQARGVETYDVTRRERFKLRAHAFLISGDMQAIKHVTQMKGPNGKVPCRACEAIGVYHTCRKGYYIPLANPADYPDAIPDGRPDPQDFPPDTIPSYNPLDLPLRTKARIADQLGEMDAANTKRQRDALSKNYGLINHSILDRIPSICRPDSYPHEYLHLFLLNHGRELISLWTGSCHGIDDSGDEDYLISADDWAAIGLETEEASKTLPAAFIRPLPNIQTSQAVFCGETWAFWLVFIGPVVLRGRLAKKYYEHYLELVEIMKCLTSVTNTTARIEQLRDEIAHYVEGFEEYYYQYKYDRLCVCKLTLHALLHVADDVLRCGPVWVAWSFCMERYCREVTFCAKSKVVPYVTISKHVLHMGQIAAIANRFPSIRKALLFGKNDAPAPISRMEFMYPEYEQHDIILRFPRLREFRLKGTIRQHVARYFRTNNFRQLPRLTYHGWLAYLPERCKRWGKLRIGDGGDCIRSAVACNPSSIYGKRDSSFVRFTFQRDENENDPDATVNMIGVTGYGRLDFILAVTFPTDQENEIDAPTTHVLAHITEAKDVEGDAAEERISFTKFGRSFVLDITSVKNVAGRVFTRATREAGEWVIIDRSGGICRTDFRVDEHDSDNEDGWAN, encoded by the exons ATGCCCGACCGTAGAGCAGTCACCGGAGAGCGTGTTTGGTGTTACTGTGGAATAAATAAGTATGGTACTACCCCCCATGAGTGCCACATACGCACCCGCTATCGACATCTAGCCGAAGCCCAGCGGCTAGACCAACTTTTGCGTGCGGGCAACATTGAAGACGATGAGGACAACGCTGAAAATAGTGAGAATGGAATGGATATTGACCATACAATGCATAATGCGCATCAGTACAAAGACCGTGGAGGGGATTTAGGGCTTGGAG ACAACAGCTTTAACAATATTGATGCATACATGGGCGCACACCTTGACAGCAAGCTGTCTGAGTCGGAGGACTTGCATGCCGATTGGCACGATATCGACAACCCT GATGGATTTGCACACATCACGGAGGAGGATTATCGCGAGTACGATCGTTGGTTTGACGAAGACACTCTtgaaatggacaacatta TTGCCGAAACTCTTACCGAGGAAGAAATGGATAGCATCAAGATGATGGCTATACGACTGTTTGGACACATCTCGCAGCGCAACTACAAACGTATTCGGTATTCATTTCGGGAAAAAATCTATTTGCTCTCAGCCTATTGCTTACACCGAAAGCTTGCTATTCTTTCTGGGATATCCCCTCAACCAATTGACTGCTGCATCAACGTCTGTCACGCATTCACTGGACCCTACGCCAACGAGGATATATGCTCTACATGTAAGGAGCCGCGCTATGACTCAAAGGGAAGACCACGCCAGGTTTTTGAGTATCTCCCGACAACCCCTCGATTCCAGGGGTATTTCAACAACCCGGAGATGATTAAGAGAATGTATTATCGAGCCAACTATACACAGGAAGAAGGCCGGATGGATGATTACATTGACTCGCAACGCTATAAAGATCTGTGTGAAAGTAACATTATTGTCGAAGGTGAGGACCTGGGAGTCCGGTATTTTCATGGATCTCGTGACATTGCCTATGCGGTCATGACAGATGGCGTCAACCTATTCGAGCAGGCGCATTCTGAGAAAAGTACTTGTTGGCCGATTATGGCCATCAATTTAAATCTCCCTGCAAGCGAACGCGTTAAGCTTCGCAATTTGATTCCCCTGGGCGTTATCCCTGGACCGAACCAGCCGAAGGATTTTGACTCGTACCTGGAGCCGTTTGTGGGGGAGGCGATCGAACAGGCTCGTGGGGTTGAGACTTACGACGTCACTAGGCGGGAACGGTTCAAGTTACGGGCCCATGCTTTTCTCATTTCGGGCGACATGCAGGCAATCAAGCACGTGACCCAAATGAAAGGACCAAACGGCAAGGTTCCTTGTCGCGCGTGCGAGGCCATTGGTGTTTATCATACCTGCCGCAAGGGTTATTACATCCCTCTTGCTAACCCAGCCGACTACCCCGACGCAATCCCAGACGGCAGACCTGACCCACAGGATTTCCCGCCCGATACAATTCCTTCGTACAACCCACTCGATCTCCCTCTCCGCACCAAAGCTAGGATCGCTGACCAACTTGGAGAAATGGATGCTGCCAACACAAAGCGCCAACGTGATGCCTTGTCTAAGAACTACGGACTCATCAACCATTCGATCCTCGACCGCATTCCCTCGATTTGTCGGCCTGACTCGTACCCGCACGAATACCTTCACTTGTTTCTTCTCAATCATGGCCGTGAACTTATCTCACTTTGGACTGGATCTTGTCACGGCATTGATGATTCTGGCGACGAGGATTATTTGATATCTGCTGACGACTGGGCCGCTATTGGACTTGAGACCGAAGAGGCTTCAAAAACACTACCTGCCGCATTCATTCGACCCTTGCCTAACATTCAGACTAGCCAAGCGGTTTTTTGCGGCGAGACTTGGGCTTTCTGGCTAGTTTTTATTGGACCAGTAGTTCTACGTGGACGGCTTGCCAAGAAATACTACGAACATTACCTGGAGCTTGTGGAGATCATGAAGTGTCTTACCTCAGTTACTAACACTACAGCTCGAATAGAGCAACTCAGAGACGAGATTGCTCATTACGTCGAGGGTTTCGAAGA ATATTATTATCAATATAAATACGACAGGCTGTGTGTCTGTAAACTAACTCTACATGCGCTTCTTCATGTCGCCGACGATGTTCTCCGCTGCGGGCCTGTCTGGGTCGCATGGTCATTTTGTATGGAGCGATACTGCCGTGAAGTCACTTTTTGCGCCAAGTCCAAAGTAGTACCATATGTGACAATCAGCAAACATGTCCTTCATATGGGCCAAATCGCCGCAATAGCAAATCGATTCCCAAGCATTCGAAAGGCACTGCTCTTTGGCAAGAACGATGCGCCGGCTCCGATCAGTCGAATGGAATTTATGTACCCCGAAT ATGAACAGCACGATATCATCCTTCGATTCCCCCGCCTCCGCGAGTTTCGTCTCAAAGGCACCATCCGCCAACATGTTGCCAGGTACTTTCGCACCAACAACTTTCGGCAGCTACCTCGTCTTACATACCACGGGTGGCTTGCGTACTTACCGGAGCGATGCAAACGCTGGGGAAAGCTCCGAATAGGTGACGGGGGTGATTGTATCCGTTCGGCCGTTGCATGCAATCCCTCGTCTATTTATGGCAAACGCGACTCGTCTTTTGTTCGT TTTACATTTCAGAGAGATGAGAACGAGAACGACCCTGATGCAACCGTTAACATGATTGGTGTGACCGGTTACGGCCGCCTTGACTTTATTCTCGCGGTCACATTCCCCACCGACCAAGAAAACGAAATTGACGCCCCCACAACACACGTCCTTGCACATATCACCGAGGCAAAGGATGTAGAGGGAGATGCCGCCGAGGAAAGGATCTCCTTCACAAAATTTGGGCGATCGTTCGTTCTTGACATCACGTCTGTCAAGAACGTCGCTGGGCGCGTATTCACACGGGCAACACGGGAGGCAGGAGAATGGGTAATCATTGATCGTAGTGGAGGAATTTGCCGCACGGACTTCCGGGTGGACGAGCATGACTCGGACAATGAAGATGGATGGGCAAATTAA